The following DNA comes from bacterium.
CGGCCCGCATCGTGTTGACGCTGAGGTGACTCCCACCGATCTCGCGCCACGCGGCGGCCGCGTTCGCCCACTCCGGCGCGCCGTCCGCGAAGTTGATCCGGCGCTCGAGCCCCACCGTCGCCGGATCACGCCCGGCGTCACGCGCGTAATCCCGCAGACGGCCAACCATGGCTGCGTACCCGCCCGGAGCCTGGGGAAGCCGCGAGGTCGGCGTCCGAAGGGCCCCCCCGGCCATCCATCCATCGGCCAGGCGCGCGATCCGCCGCAGCACCGTATCGCTCTCACCCCCCCATCCAGATGGGGATTGGGCGCTGCACGGGCAGCGGGTTTATTCCGGCCTGGACGATCCGATGCCAGCGTCCGTGAAACGTCACAACGTCCTGGGTCCACAGGGCCCGCAGCACCGCCACCTGCTCTTCGATGCGCGCTCCCCGCGTACGAAAATCCTCCCCCACCGCCTCGAACTCCGCCTCGTTCCACCCCACGCCCACGCCAAGCCTGAGGCGCCCGCCGCTCAGCAGATCCACCTCAGCCGCCTGTTTGGCGACCACCGCCGTCTGCCGCTGGGGCAGCACGAGGATGCCGCTGACCAGTTCGAGGCGGTGGGTGATGGCCGCCAGGTACCCAAACAGCACGAACGGCTCGTGGAACATGTCGCGATGCGTATATCCAATCCATCCCTCGGCGCGTGGGACAACCCCGAGGACGTGATCGTAGGCGACGAGATACTGGTACCCGGTTTCTTCAGCCGCTCGGGCGAAATCGGCCACCACACGCGGATCTGCGCCGATTTCGGTCTGGGGGAAGATGACACCGACTCTCATCCGGCCACCGCTTCGACGCGATGTCCGGGGCCGATGGAAACAGCCAGCATCGACGCATCCACGCGTGGAGGGACGCCACCGAGTACGCGTCGACAGATCGCCTCGGCGGGATTCGAAGACCTTTGGCGCAGTTCCGTCTCGATCGCGGCCCGAAGGTCGACCGAGCCCTCGCGCCGCCCCTCGTCGCACGCGACGAGGCCCGCAGTGTAGAGCACCAGGAGGGACGGGTTCGGCAACGATGCGACGCGGGCCGGACGGAGGTCCGAGCTGCGCACGCCCAGCGGCCATCCCCCTCCCGAAAGCACCTCGACGCGACCGCCGGGCGTCCCGAGCATTGGCGGCGGATGGCCGGCGATCGAGTAGGCAAAGGTCAGCGTTGACGGATCGAGCAGACCGAACACCACGGTCGCGGTTCCGGCCGTCTCAGAAGACAGCTGGACAACACGGCTGGTGCGCGTGAGCACCGAGAACGGCGAGTGCCCTTCAAACACCAGCGTCCGAATGGCCGCGCGCACCTGGCTCATCATGACGGCCGCGCGCCACCCACGGCCGGGGACGGCTCCCACCGCCAAAGCCACCCGCCCCTCTGGGAGACGGAACGCATCGTACCATGTCCTCCCCTCTCTCCGTTCGCCCGAACCGTGGAGATGCACGGCACTCAACACCACGCGTTCATGCTGCGGGAGATCGCGGGGCAGCAGGGCCAGAGCAAAAGCCTCCGCGGC
Coding sequences within:
- a CDS encoding PP2C family protein-serine/threonine phosphatase; this translates as MTTIRETTNIGETPEEGRAGFAVLCDAQTIIRHVLCDDLGLYARIELRPSFVALIDGESTDKARRFLGAISTHGVAFDWWMNVMGPERVMRMHFAGTTTSSGILIVGAPSGPALGLLCEELLDSGDDAIRGIRSDVRALVLQAKSAPTVDPDLDTEVRRLREELAEVRHELVRRDADLTPDPDFEQRAAEAFALALLPRDLPQHERVVLSAVHLHGSGERREGRTWYDAFRLPEGRVALAVGAVPGRGWRAAVMMSQVRAAIRTLVFEGHSPFSVLTRTSRVVQLSSETAGTATVVFGLLDPSTLTFAYSIAGHPPPMLGTPGGRVEVLSGGGWPLGVRSSDLRPARVASLPNPSLLVLYTAGLVACDEGRREGSVDLRAAIETELRQRSSNPAEAICRRVLGGVPPRVDASMLAVSIGPGHRVEAVAG
- a CDS encoding LLM class F420-dependent oxidoreductase, yielding MRVGVIFPQTEIGADPRVVADFARAAEETGYQYLVAYDHVLGVVPRAEGWIGYTHRDMFHEPFVLFGYLAAITHRLELVSGILVLPQRQTAVVAKQAAEVDLLSGGRLRLGVGVGWNEAEFEAVGEDFRTRGARIEEQVAVLRALWTQDVVTFHGRWHRIVQAGINPLPVQRPIPIWMGG